In the genome of Photobacterium sp. TLY01, one region contains:
- the dtd gene encoding D-aminoacyl-tRNA deacylase, whose amino-acid sequence MIALIQRVSEASVTVDGKVTGAIGKGLLVLLGVEKGDDEAKARRLRDKVLGYRVFEDDAGKMNLNVQQAGGSVLVVSQFTLAADTNSGMRPSFSTGASPADAERLYDYFVAACQESTVRTETGIFAADMKVALLNDGPVTFWLQC is encoded by the coding sequence ATGATTGCGCTGATACAACGCGTGAGTGAAGCCAGTGTTACCGTTGATGGCAAAGTGACCGGCGCCATTGGCAAAGGGTTACTGGTTTTACTCGGGGTCGAAAAAGGTGACGATGAAGCCAAAGCCCGCCGGTTGCGCGATAAAGTGCTGGGCTACCGGGTGTTTGAAGATGATGCCGGTAAAATGAATCTCAATGTGCAGCAGGCGGGGGGCAGTGTGCTGGTGGTTTCGCAGTTCACGCTGGCTGCCGATACCAACAGCGGGATGCGCCCGAGCTTTTCAACCGGGGCAAGTCCGGCGGACGCCGAGCGCTTGTACGACTATTTTGTGGCGGCTTGCCAGGAAAGCACGGTCCGCACCGAAACGGGTATCTTTGCCGCTGATATGAAAGTGGCGCTTCTTAATGATGGTCCTGTCACTTTCTGGCTGCAGTGCTAG
- a CDS encoding virulence factor BrkB family protein, with translation MKITSGPGLRQTVTELWQFAQYLYRRIDHDRLTVTAGSMAYVTLLSLVPMITVVLSALSSFPVFASLGEQLQAFVFENFVPTAGDVVQSYLNQFVANAGKMTAVGIGALFVVAILLISTIDKSLNYIFRVRQHRRVVISFSIYWMVLTLGPILVGSSLAISSYLASLNVLGSETVNGFVQQLLRGLPVLMSTLAFLGLYMLVPNTKVRLRNALIGALIASALFELSKKAFALYITNFPSYQLIYGALAVVPILFVWVYLCWCIVLLGAEITASLCEEQHWRQRGETPHGSSEDEKQPLASVDGDHQKVKAARTDHTAEQQKTAKTYKDTK, from the coding sequence ATGAAAATAACGTCCGGGCCGGGTTTGCGCCAGACGGTCACAGAACTCTGGCAATTTGCGCAGTATTTGTACCGCCGCATTGATCATGACCGTCTGACGGTGACGGCCGGCTCTATGGCCTATGTGACACTGCTGTCGCTGGTGCCGATGATCACTGTAGTGCTGTCAGCGCTGTCGAGTTTCCCTGTGTTTGCCTCGCTGGGCGAGCAGCTGCAGGCTTTTGTGTTTGAAAATTTTGTGCCGACAGCCGGGGATGTGGTGCAGAGCTATCTCAATCAGTTTGTTGCAAATGCCGGCAAAATGACGGCTGTGGGGATCGGGGCCTTGTTTGTGGTTGCCATCTTGCTGATCTCCACCATCGATAAATCACTGAATTACATTTTCCGGGTGCGTCAGCACCGCCGCGTGGTGATCTCGTTTTCAATTTACTGGATGGTGCTGACACTGGGGCCGATTCTGGTCGGCTCCAGCCTGGCGATCAGCTCTTACCTGGCGTCACTGAATGTTCTGGGCAGCGAAACCGTGAACGGTTTTGTACAGCAGCTGTTGCGCGGCCTGCCTGTGCTGATGTCGACCCTGGCCTTTCTGGGCCTGTACATGCTGGTACCTAACACCAAAGTCCGGTTGCGTAATGCACTGATTGGTGCTCTGATTGCCAGTGCCTTGTTTGAGCTGAGCAAGAAAGCTTTTGCACTCTATATTACCAATTTTCCGTCTTACCAGCTGATCTACGGCGCACTGGCTGTGGTGCCGATTTTGTTTGTGTGGGTGTACCTGTGTTGGTGTATTGTGTTGCTGGGCGCAGAAATCACCGCCAGCTTGTGTGAAGAACAGCATTGGCGCCAGCGGGGGGAAACACCGCACGGCTCAAGTGAGGATGAAAAACAGCCTTTGGCTTCCGTGGACGGCGATCATCAAAAGGTAAAGGCGGCCCGGACTGATCACACAGCAGAACAACAAAAAACCGCGAAGACGTACAAGGATACAAAATGA
- a CDS encoding DUF2959 domain-containing protein gives MPYAFALILSLTLLSGCQSAYYSAMESVGVHKRDIMVDRVEDATEAQKDAQEQFTSALAALQSLTRFEGGTLEETYHRVNAQYEASADAAEKVSDRIAAIENVSEALFDEWQEELSLYSSAALRRDSEAKLKATRASYSKMIAAMHRAEGKMAPVLDTLRDNSLYLKHNLNAAAIGSLQGEFRSLERDIQRAISDMRAAISESERFVAQLSRS, from the coding sequence ATGCCATATGCTTTTGCCCTGATCCTGAGCCTGACACTGCTGTCGGGTTGCCAGAGCGCCTACTATTCTGCCATGGAATCCGTCGGTGTTCATAAACGCGATATTATGGTCGACCGTGTCGAAGACGCCACTGAGGCGCAAAAAGACGCCCAGGAACAGTTTACCTCAGCGCTGGCCGCTTTACAGTCACTCACCCGCTTTGAGGGGGGCACGCTGGAAGAGACCTATCACCGGGTGAACGCGCAGTATGAAGCCAGTGCCGATGCCGCCGAAAAGGTCAGCGACCGCATCGCGGCGATTGAAAATGTCTCAGAGGCCCTGTTCGATGAATGGCAGGAAGAACTGAGCCTGTATTCCAGCGCGGCCCTGCGCCGCGACAGCGAAGCCAAACTCAAAGCCACCCGCGCCTCTTACAGCAAGATGATTGCTGCCATGCACAGAGCAGAAGGCAAAATGGCACCTGTGCTGGATACGCTGCGGGATAACAGCCTGTACCTGAAACACAACCTCAATGCGGCAGCGATTGGCTCGCTGCAGGGCGAGTTCCGCTCGCTTGAACGCGATATCCAGCGTGCGATCAGCGATATGCGCGCCGCGATCAGTGAGTCTGAGCGCTTTGTGGCCCAGCTAAGCCGCAGCTAA
- the typA gene encoding translational GTPase TypA codes for MSNPQIDKLRNIAIIAHVDHGKTTLVDKLLQQSGTLDSRGGVEERVMDSNDIEKERGITILAKNTAINWNDYRINIVDTPGHADFGGEVERIMSMVDSVLLIVDAVDGPMPQTRFVTQKAFAHGLKPIVVINKIDRPGARPDWVMDQVFDLFDNLGASDDQLDFQVVYASALNGWATREEGETGENMEPLFQAIVDNVAPPAVDVDGPLQMQISQLDYSSYVGVIGVARVTRGSVKPNQQVTIIGADGKTRNGKVGTVMGYLGLERHDIERATAGDIIAITGLGELKISDTICDQNAVEALPALSVDEPTVTMTFQVNTSPFAGKEGKFVTSRNILERLQKELVHNVALRVEETEDPDKFRVSGRGELHLSILIENMRREGFELAVSRPEVIIKEENGQLMEPFETVTIDVMEEHQGGIMEKIGLRKGELKDMAPDGKGRVRMDFVMPSRGLIGFQTEFMTLTSGSGLIYHTFDHYGPHKGGEIGQRVNGVLIANAAGKALTNALFNLQERGRLFIGHGVEVYEGMVIGIHSRDNDLTVNALKGKQLTNVRASGTDDAQVLTTPIKYTLEQALEFIDDDELVEVTPESIRIRKKLLTETDRKRASRGAK; via the coding sequence ATGTCTAATCCACAGATCGATAAATTACGTAATATCGCAATCATTGCGCACGTAGACCACGGTAAAACCACCCTGGTTGATAAACTGCTGCAGCAATCAGGTACCTTGGACTCCCGTGGCGGCGTTGAAGAACGCGTGATGGACTCCAACGATATCGAGAAAGAGCGTGGCATTACCATCCTGGCGAAAAACACCGCCATCAACTGGAATGATTACCGCATCAATATCGTGGACACCCCAGGGCACGCCGACTTCGGTGGCGAAGTAGAGCGTATTATGTCGATGGTGGATTCTGTTCTGCTGATCGTTGACGCAGTTGACGGCCCGATGCCGCAAACTCGCTTCGTGACCCAGAAAGCGTTCGCTCACGGTTTGAAGCCAATTGTTGTTATCAACAAAATCGACCGTCCGGGCGCGCGTCCTGACTGGGTGATGGATCAGGTATTCGATCTGTTTGACAATCTGGGTGCGTCTGATGACCAGCTGGACTTCCAGGTGGTTTACGCCTCAGCACTGAATGGCTGGGCAACCCGTGAAGAAGGCGAAACCGGCGAAAACATGGAACCGCTGTTCCAGGCCATCGTTGATAACGTAGCGCCACCAGCGGTTGACGTTGACGGCCCGCTGCAAATGCAAATCTCTCAGCTGGACTACAGCTCTTATGTTGGCGTGATCGGTGTTGCCCGTGTCACCCGTGGTTCGGTGAAGCCAAACCAGCAAGTGACCATTATTGGTGCAGACGGTAAAACCCGTAACGGTAAAGTCGGCACTGTCATGGGCTACCTGGGTCTGGAGCGTCACGACATCGAGCGTGCCACTGCCGGTGACATCATCGCCATCACAGGTCTGGGTGAGCTGAAAATCTCTGACACTATTTGTGACCAGAACGCGGTTGAAGCACTGCCAGCCCTGAGCGTGGATGAGCCAACTGTAACCATGACCTTCCAGGTGAACACTTCGCCGTTTGCCGGTAAAGAAGGTAAGTTCGTGACCTCCCGTAACATTCTGGAGCGTCTGCAGAAAGAACTGGTCCACAACGTTGCGCTGCGCGTTGAAGAAACGGAAGACCCGGACAAATTCCGCGTGTCAGGCCGTGGTGAACTGCACCTGTCGATTCTGATCGAAAACATGCGCCGCGAAGGCTTCGAGCTGGCGGTATCTCGTCCTGAAGTAATCATCAAAGAAGAAAACGGCCAGCTGATGGAACCGTTTGAAACGGTGACCATTGACGTGATGGAAGAGCACCAGGGCGGCATCATGGAGAAAATCGGCCTGCGTAAAGGTGAGCTGAAAGACATGGCACCAGACGGTAAAGGCCGGGTGCGTATGGATTTCGTCATGCCTTCTCGTGGTCTGATCGGTTTCCAGACTGAGTTCATGACCCTGACTTCAGGCTCTGGCCTGATTTACCACACGTTCGACCATTACGGTCCGCACAAAGGCGGTGAGATCGGTCAGCGCGTCAACGGTGTACTGATTGCAAACGCCGCAGGTAAAGCGCTGACCAACGCCCTGTTCAACCTGCAGGAGCGTGGTCGTCTGTTTATCGGTCACGGTGTGGAAGTGTACGAAGGTATGGTGATCGGTATTCACAGCCGTGACAATGACCTGACGGTCAACGCCCTGAAAGGCAAGCAGCTGACCAACGTCCGTGCATCAGGCACCGATGATGCGCAGGTGCTGACCACGCCAATTAAATATACCCTGGAGCAGGCACTGGAATTCATCGATGACGATGAGCTGGTGGAAGTGACGCCGGAAAGCATCCGTATCCGTAAGAAACTGCTGACGGAAACGGATCGTAAGCGCGCGAGCCGTGGTGCGAAGTAA
- the glnA gene encoding glutamate--ammonia ligase, with the protein MSVENVLALIQENEVKFVDLRFTDTKGKEQHISIPAHQIDADFFEDGKMFDGSSVAGWKGINESDMVMMPDASTAVLDPFTEDATLNIRCDILEPATMQGYDRDPRSIAKRAEEYMRSTGIADTVLVGPEPEFFLFDDVKFATDMSGSFFKIDDIEAAWNTGSTVEGGNKGHRPGVKGGYFPVAPVDSSQDIRSAMCLIMEEMGLVVEAHHHEVATAGQNEIATRFNTLTSKADEIQIYKYVVHNVAHAFGKTATFMPKPLVGDNGSGMHVHQSLAKDGQNLFAGDKYGGLSELALYYIGGIIKHARAINAFANPSTNSYKRLVPGFEAPVMLAYSARNRSASIRIPVVPSPKARRIEARFPDPAANPYLAFACLLMAGLDGIKNKIHPGEAMDKDLYDLPAEEAAEIPKVAESLEIALKALDEDREFLTAGGVFSDDFIDSYIALKSKDVERINMATHPLEFDLYYSV; encoded by the coding sequence ATGTCAGTAGAAAACGTACTCGCGTTGATCCAGGAAAACGAAGTTAAATTTGTTGACCTACGCTTTACCGATACCAAAGGTAAAGAGCAACACATCTCTATCCCCGCTCACCAGATTGACGCAGACTTCTTCGAAGACGGTAAAATGTTCGATGGTTCTTCGGTCGCTGGCTGGAAAGGAATTAACGAATCAGACATGGTGATGATGCCTGACGCATCAACTGCCGTGCTGGACCCATTTACTGAAGATGCCACGCTGAACATCCGCTGTGACATCCTTGAGCCTGCCACTATGCAAGGCTACGACCGTGACCCACGTTCAATTGCCAAGCGCGCCGAAGAATACATGCGCAGCACCGGCATCGCAGACACAGTGCTGGTCGGTCCTGAGCCAGAATTCTTCCTGTTCGACGACGTGAAGTTTGCTACCGATATGTCCGGTTCTTTCTTCAAAATTGACGACATCGAAGCGGCCTGGAACACAGGTTCTACCGTCGAAGGCGGTAACAAAGGTCACCGTCCTGGCGTCAAAGGCGGTTACTTCCCGGTTGCACCGGTTGACTCATCACAAGATATCCGTTCTGCCATGTGTCTGATCATGGAAGAAATGGGTCTGGTTGTTGAAGCACACCACCACGAAGTAGCAACTGCGGGTCAGAACGAAATCGCAACTCGTTTCAACACCCTGACTTCTAAAGCGGATGAAATCCAGATCTACAAATATGTGGTTCATAACGTAGCGCATGCTTTTGGCAAAACTGCCACTTTCATGCCGAAGCCACTGGTTGGCGACAACGGTTCTGGTATGCACGTGCACCAGTCTCTGGCTAAAGACGGTCAGAACCTGTTTGCAGGTGACAAATACGGCGGCCTGTCTGAGCTGGCTCTGTACTACATCGGCGGTATCATCAAGCACGCTCGCGCGATCAACGCCTTTGCGAACCCATCAACCAACTCGTACAAGCGTCTGGTTCCTGGATTCGAAGCCCCTGTGATGCTGGCTTACTCAGCGCGTAACCGCTCTGCGTCTATCCGTATCCCAGTGGTACCAAGCCCGAAAGCACGCCGTATCGAAGCGCGCTTCCCGGATCCAGCAGCAAACCCATACCTGGCATTTGCCTGCTTGCTGATGGCTGGTCTTGACGGTATCAAGAACAAGATCCACCCGGGCGAAGCAATGGATAAAGACCTGTACGATCTGCCTGCAGAAGAAGCAGCAGAGATTCCAAAAGTGGCAGAGTCTCTGGAAATCGCCCTGAAAGCACTGGATGAAGACCGTGAGTTCCTGACGGCTGGCGGCGTATTCTCTGACGATTTCATCGATTCTTACATCGCCCTGAAATCGAAAGATGTTGAGCGCATCAACATGGCGACTCACCCACTGGAATTCGACCTGTACTACTCAGTATAA
- the glnL gene encoding nitrogen regulation protein NR(II): protein MTAAFTPLILSNLVTAVILLDESLKIRYVNPAAEQLMSCSQRRLIGCRFPDLLQHSSLDLGLIQSTVQSGQGLTDGEVTLVVDGRHHTLEINASPVSWQKEVLILLELKPIDQQRRISQEISQHAQQQAAKELVRGLAHEIKNPLGGLRGAAQLLEKALPDPSYTEYTQMIIEQADRLRNLVDRLLGPQKPGIRTVGNIHVVLEKVRQLVSLDHREQRLRIQRDYDPSLPDFSMDPEQLEQAILNIVSNAALALSQQPGEGVITLQTRTAHQALIHGQRHRIAAKIDIIDNGPGIPADIQDTLFYPMVTGREGGNGLGLSIAQNLIDQHHGKIEVSSWPGQTTFSIYLPIQTTE from the coding sequence GTGACTGCTGCTTTTACGCCATTGATCCTGAGTAATCTGGTCACTGCAGTGATACTGCTCGATGAATCGCTCAAGATACGCTATGTCAACCCGGCAGCGGAGCAACTGATGTCCTGCAGTCAGCGACGATTGATCGGCTGCCGCTTTCCGGATCTGCTCCAGCACAGCTCGCTTGATCTGGGCCTGATTCAGTCAACCGTGCAAAGCGGACAGGGACTGACCGACGGTGAAGTCACCTTAGTCGTTGACGGCCGTCACCATACCTTAGAAATCAATGCCAGTCCGGTGAGCTGGCAGAAAGAGGTGCTGATCCTGCTGGAGCTGAAACCTATCGACCAGCAAAGACGTATCAGCCAGGAAATCAGCCAGCACGCCCAGCAGCAAGCGGCCAAGGAGCTGGTCCGCGGGCTGGCCCATGAGATCAAAAACCCGCTGGGGGGATTGCGCGGCGCCGCACAGTTACTGGAAAAAGCCCTGCCGGATCCCAGCTACACCGAATACACCCAGATGATCATCGAACAGGCCGACCGGCTGCGAAATCTGGTTGACCGCCTGTTAGGGCCGCAAAAGCCCGGTATCCGGACGGTCGGCAATATCCATGTAGTGCTCGAGAAAGTGCGCCAGCTGGTGTCGCTGGATCACAGGGAACAACGGCTGCGTATCCAGCGCGATTATGACCCCAGTCTGCCGGATTTCAGCATGGATCCGGAACAGCTGGAACAGGCCATCTTAAACATTGTCAGTAATGCTGCGCTGGCGCTGAGCCAGCAGCCGGGGGAAGGCGTCATCACGCTGCAAACACGCACCGCGCACCAGGCACTGATTCACGGTCAGCGGCACAGGATTGCGGCCAAGATTGACATCATAGACAACGGGCCCGGCATTCCGGCCGACATCCAGGACACCCTGTTTTATCCCATGGTCACAGGCCGCGAAGGCGGGAACGGGCTCGGCCTGTCCATCGCCCAGAATTTAATTGACCAGCACCACGGCAAAATTGAAGTGTCGAGCTGGCCGGGGCAGACAACATTTTCCATTTATCTACCGATTCAAACCACAGAATAA
- the glnG gene encoding nitrogen regulation protein NR(I), producing MSKGLIWVVDDDSSIRWVLERTLNAAGLRCETFADADSVVEALERSVPDVLVSDIRMPGTDGLTLLRNLHHDYPTLPVIIMTAHSDLDAAVNAYQEGAFEYLPKPFDIDEAVSLVERAVTHSQEQKRQQQPEEITKQAPEIIGEAPAMQEVFRAIGRLSRSSISVLINGESGTGKELVAQALHRHSPRRESEFIALNMAAIPKDLIESELFGHEKGAFTGANNIRQGRFEQANGGTLFLDEIGDMPLDIQTRLLRVLADGQFYRVGGHSPINVDVRIIAATHQNLERLVAKGDFREDLFHRLNVIRVHLPALKDRRQDIPQLTRHFLKRASDELGVEIKSLHPDTETLLTSLSWPGNVRQLENTCRWLTVMASGNEILPSDLPPELTAVESQPKGDGSEPHWQQSLQHWARQALQQGNQNLLGEAMPEFERILLDTALEFTHGHKQEAAKLLGWGRNTLTRKLKELNMASD from the coding sequence ATGAGCAAAGGACTAATCTGGGTTGTCGACGATGACAGCTCCATACGCTGGGTACTGGAGCGCACCCTGAATGCAGCCGGACTGCGCTGCGAAACCTTCGCCGATGCCGACAGCGTCGTTGAAGCACTGGAACGCAGCGTGCCGGATGTGCTGGTGTCCGATATCCGGATGCCGGGTACGGATGGTCTGACACTGCTGCGTAACCTGCATCATGATTACCCCACCCTGCCGGTGATTATCATGACGGCACACTCGGATCTGGATGCGGCCGTGAACGCTTATCAGGAAGGCGCGTTTGAATACCTGCCCAAGCCCTTTGATATCGACGAAGCCGTGAGCCTGGTGGAGCGGGCAGTCACCCACAGCCAGGAGCAAAAGCGTCAGCAGCAGCCGGAAGAAATCACCAAGCAGGCCCCGGAGATCATCGGCGAAGCACCGGCGATGCAGGAAGTGTTTCGCGCCATCGGCCGCCTGTCCCGTTCCTCGATTTCCGTGCTGATCAATGGTGAATCCGGTACAGGTAAAGAGCTGGTGGCTCAGGCGCTGCATCGCCACAGCCCGAGACGGGAGAGCGAATTTATCGCCCTCAACATGGCGGCCATTCCCAAAGATCTGATTGAATCTGAACTGTTTGGCCATGAAAAAGGCGCGTTTACCGGCGCCAACAACATCCGCCAGGGCCGTTTTGAGCAGGCCAATGGCGGCACCCTGTTTCTGGATGAAATCGGCGACATGCCACTGGATATCCAGACCCGCCTGCTGCGGGTCCTGGCTGATGGCCAGTTCTACCGCGTTGGCGGTCACTCTCCCATCAATGTGGATGTCCGTATCATCGCGGCCACTCACCAGAATCTGGAACGCCTGGTGGCCAAAGGGGATTTCCGGGAAGATCTGTTCCACCGCCTGAATGTCATCCGGGTGCATCTGCCCGCGCTGAAAGACCGCCGCCAGGATATTCCCCAGCTGACCCGCCACTTCTTAAAGCGGGCCTCCGATGAGCTGGGAGTAGAAATCAAATCCCTGCATCCGGACACAGAAACCCTGCTCACCAGCCTGTCCTGGCCGGGCAATGTACGCCAGCTGGAAAATACCTGTCGCTGGCTGACCGTGATGGCCAGCGGCAACGAAATCCTGCCATCCGATCTGCCGCCCGAACTGACCGCGGTCGAGAGCCAGCCGAAAGGCGACGGCAGCGAGCCACACTGGCAGCAATCGCTGCAGCACTGGGCCCGTCAGGCATTGCAGCAGGGCAACCAGAATTTACTCGGCGAAGCCATGCCGGAGTTTGAGCGTATTCTGCTCGATACCGCCCTGGAATTTACCCACGGCCACAAGCAGGAAGCCGCCAAGCTGCTCGGCTGGGGGCGCAACACCCTGACCCGTAAACTCAAAGAGCTCAACATGGCCAGTGACTGA
- the add gene encoding adenosine deaminase codes for MISKHLPLTDLHRHLDGNIRIQTILELGQQFGMALPANDLESLRPHVQIVEAEPSLVAFLSKLDWGVAVLGDLEACRRVAYENVEDALNARIDYAELRFSPYYMAMKHNLPVAGVVEAVVDGVRAGCRDFGIKANLIGIMSRTFGTQACQQELDALLSQKDHLVAVDLAGDELGQPGDQFVGHFKQVRDAGLQVTVHAGEAAGPESMWQAIQELGAVRIGHGVKAVEDARLMDYLAEHKIGIESCLTSNIQTSTVASLAGHPLKQFLDHGILACLNTDDPAVEGIELPYEYEVAAPKAGLTPEQIRQAQINGLELAFLSDSEKNALREMAAKR; via the coding sequence ATGATAAGCAAACACCTGCCATTAACCGATTTGCACCGTCATCTGGACGGTAACATCCGCATTCAGACCATTCTTGAGTTGGGCCAGCAGTTTGGGATGGCGCTGCCTGCCAACGACCTTGAATCGCTGCGTCCGCATGTTCAGATCGTTGAGGCCGAACCCAGCCTGGTCGCTTTCCTGTCCAAGCTGGACTGGGGGGTCGCGGTACTGGGCGATCTGGAGGCCTGCCGCCGGGTAGCTTACGAGAATGTCGAAGATGCCCTCAACGCCCGGATCGACTACGCCGAGCTGCGCTTTTCACCCTATTACATGGCGATGAAGCACAATCTGCCCGTTGCCGGTGTGGTCGAAGCCGTGGTGGACGGCGTGCGTGCCGGTTGTCGCGATTTCGGCATCAAAGCCAACCTGATCGGTATCATGAGCCGGACTTTCGGCACCCAGGCCTGCCAGCAGGAGCTGGACGCCCTGCTGAGCCAGAAAGACCACCTGGTTGCCGTTGATCTGGCCGGCGATGAGCTGGGCCAGCCGGGTGATCAGTTCGTCGGTCATTTCAAGCAGGTGCGCGATGCTGGTCTTCAGGTCACAGTGCATGCCGGTGAAGCCGCTGGCCCGGAAAGTATGTGGCAGGCGATTCAGGAGCTGGGCGCAGTACGTATCGGCCACGGCGTCAAAGCGGTGGAGGATGCACGTCTGATGGATTACCTGGCTGAGCACAAGATCGGGATTGAATCCTGCCTGACCTCAAATATCCAGACCAGCACAGTGGCCAGTCTGGCTGGACACCCGCTCAAGCAGTTTCTCGATCACGGTATTCTGGCCTGTCTGAATACCGATGACCCGGCCGTGGAAGGCATTGAGCTGCCGTACGAGTACGAAGTGGCTGCGCCGAAAGCAGGTCTGACCCCGGAGCAAATCCGTCAGGCGCAAATCAATGGCCTGGAGCTGGCGTTCCTGTCTGACAGCGAGAAGAACGCCCTGCGTGAGATGGCGGCCAAACGTTAA
- the hemN gene encoding oxygen-independent coproporphyrinogen III oxidase — MTQPAMIWDQTLIEKYNYSGPRYTSYPTALEFQPDFTTMDFTAACQRYPDRRLSLYIHIPFCHTLCYYCGCNKVITRHAHKADIYLAALDIEIRQRAALMRGRAVSQLHLGGGTPTFLTKAQITRLMAQLRASFTLLPDAEISIEVDPRRMELDVLDHLREEGFNRLSIGVQDFDKEVQQLVNRKQDRDFIEALVHRARELGFRSTNLDLIYGLPKQNNARFVNTLEQVLAMKPGRLSVFNYAHMPSLFAAQRKIKDADLPSPSEKLAMLHSTIETLTAAGYQFIGMDHFALPEDELAVAQREGKLHRNFQGYTTQGDCDLLGLGVSAISMIGDSYGQNQKELKAYYADIESQQHALWKGVNLTADDLLRREVIKTLICQFELSITEIEQRYDIGFADYFAEDLALLQTFIDDGLVCVTAERIEVAAKGRLLIRNICMCFDAYLRQRARQQQFSRVI; from the coding sequence ATGACACAGCCCGCTATGATTTGGGACCAGACCCTGATCGAAAAATACAACTATTCTGGCCCCCGCTATACCTCTTATCCGACGGCGCTGGAATTTCAGCCCGACTTTACCACCATGGACTTTACCGCTGCCTGTCAGCGCTATCCGGATCGCCGTTTATCGCTCTATATCCACATTCCATTCTGTCATACCCTTTGTTATTACTGTGGCTGTAATAAGGTCATTACCCGGCATGCGCATAAGGCCGACATTTATCTGGCGGCCCTGGACATTGAGATTCGCCAGCGTGCAGCGCTGATGCGCGGCCGGGCAGTCAGCCAGCTGCATCTGGGTGGCGGGACGCCCACGTTTTTGACCAAGGCGCAAATCACCCGTCTGATGGCTCAGCTGCGCGCCTCCTTTACCCTGCTGCCGGATGCAGAAATTAGTATCGAAGTCGACCCGCGTCGGATGGAATTGGATGTCCTGGATCATTTACGGGAGGAAGGGTTTAACCGCCTCAGTATCGGGGTGCAGGATTTTGATAAAGAGGTTCAGCAGCTGGTCAACCGCAAGCAGGACAGGGATTTTATTGAAGCCTTGGTCCATCGTGCCCGCGAGCTGGGGTTTCGCTCGACCAATCTGGATCTGATCTACGGCTTGCCGAAACAGAACAATGCCCGTTTCGTGAACACGCTGGAGCAGGTGCTGGCGATGAAGCCGGGGCGTTTGTCTGTGTTTAACTATGCCCACATGCCGTCCCTGTTTGCCGCCCAGCGAAAAATTAAAGATGCGGATTTACCGTCGCCGTCTGAAAAACTGGCGATGCTGCACAGCACCATTGAGACCCTGACTGCTGCCGGTTATCAGTTTATCGGCATGGACCACTTCGCCCTGCCGGAGGATGAACTGGCCGTGGCCCAGCGCGAAGGCAAGCTGCACCGCAATTTTCAGGGCTACACCACCCAGGGCGATTGCGATCTGCTGGGACTGGGAGTGTCTGCCATTTCGATGATCGGCGACAGCTATGGCCAGAACCAGAAAGAGCTCAAGGCTTATTATGCCGACATTGAATCGCAGCAGCATGCCCTGTGGAAAGGGGTAAACCTGACCGCGGATGATCTGCTGCGCCGCGAAGTGATTAAAACCTTGATTTGCCAGTTTGAATTGTCGATCACGGAAATTGAGCAGCGCTATGACATCGGGTTTGCCGACTATTTTGCCGAAGACCTGGCATTGCTGCAGACCTTTATTGATGATGGTCTGGTATGTGTGACAGCGGAGCGGATTGAAGTGGCTGCCAAAGGCCGATTGCTGATCCGCAATATCTGCATGTGTTTTGATGCCTATCTGCGTCAGCGTGCCCGTCAGCAGCAGTTTTCGCGGGTGATCTGA
- a CDS encoding DUF2489 domain-containing protein, producing the protein MQDLKLWLFVAGSLIVVALAAYAGYLLYQLYQQKQRHQAFIARAEQQQAEAIAQRNRNILQSVYIIAEAGRQEQCDMSEIAIRLYKLMTVLQADRSVNFSAQYPALFELYKVVEEMPRGDERKALAKQDRMKDDLLRMKAESRLFDAIQSELAQILAQKAT; encoded by the coding sequence TTGCAGGATCTGAAACTCTGGCTGTTTGTGGCAGGAAGCCTGATTGTGGTGGCACTGGCGGCCTATGCCGGTTATTTGCTTTATCAGCTGTATCAACAAAAACAGCGCCACCAAGCGTTTATTGCCCGTGCCGAGCAGCAACAGGCTGAGGCGATTGCGCAGCGCAATCGCAATATTCTGCAGAGTGTCTATATCATTGCTGAAGCCGGACGGCAGGAGCAGTGTGACATGTCGGAGATTGCGATTCGCCTCTACAAACTGATGACAGTGTTGCAGGCCGATCGCAGTGTCAACTTTTCCGCCCAGTATCCGGCTTTGTTTGAGCTGTATAAAGTGGTGGAAGAGATGCCGCGCGGCGATGAGCGTAAAGCCCTGGCCAAGCAGGACCGCATGAAAGACGATCTGCTGCGCATGAAAGCCGAATCGCGGCTGTTTGATGCGATACAGTCGGAATTGGCTCAGATCCTGGCGCAAAAGGCGACTTAA